One Chitinivibrionales bacterium DNA segment encodes these proteins:
- a CDS encoding sodium-translocating pyrophosphatase, translated as MHYITWCALGAGVLGVLYSLVTAGWIMKQPSGSDRMKQISEAVREGATAFLNREYRTVAMVAVVIVVLLGIMGWKTGSGVWIAIGFLIGTVGSALAGYIGMMVTVRSNVRTAEAAKNGLQKALSLAFKGGSVTGLMVVGLGLLGVTGFYMVAKHYAPESAFHALVGLGFGCSLMSVFARIAGGIYTKAADVGADLVGKVEAGIPEDDPRNPAVIADNVGDNVGDCAGMAADLYETYTVTIVAAILLAKTVFGAQSMWVEFPLLIGAISIVASIIGTYFVKMGKTQYIMGALYKGLAVSGVLAAIAFYFVSVLFIKQLPAGEQVFSALNVFLMAVIGLALTGLIVMITEYFTSTSFGPVRHIASASQTGHATNIIAGLAVSMKSTALPALVISASILGAFWLGHGFQNAAAGLFAIALSAVAMLSMTGIVVAIDSYGPITDNAGGIAEMAELPEAVRNITDPLDAVGNTTKAVTKGYAIGSAALAALVLFAEFSRSFGTAISFDLSDPRVLVGLLIGGLLPFFFGSLLMEAVGTAAGGVVEEVRRQFKAFPGIMAGTQKPQYGTCVDIVTKGAIKQMMLPALLPVAVPIAVGLIPGLGKEALGGVLIGAIVTGLFLAIAMTSGGGAWDNAKKFIENGAYGGKKSDAHKAAVTGDTVGDPYKDTAGPAINPMIKVVNIVALLIVPLIK; from the coding sequence ATGCATTACATCACCTGGTGTGCCCTTGGGGCAGGAGTTCTGGGAGTTCTTTATTCGCTTGTCACCGCGGGCTGGATCATGAAGCAGCCGAGCGGCTCCGACCGCATGAAGCAGATTTCCGAAGCGGTCCGCGAGGGCGCCACCGCGTTTCTCAACCGGGAATACCGCACCGTTGCCATGGTTGCCGTGGTCATTGTCGTCTTGTTGGGTATCATGGGTTGGAAAACAGGAAGCGGCGTCTGGATCGCCATCGGCTTTCTCATCGGCACGGTCGGCTCCGCGCTGGCCGGATATATCGGCATGATGGTGACCGTGCGCTCCAATGTGCGCACGGCCGAGGCCGCGAAGAACGGGCTGCAGAAGGCATTGTCCCTGGCTTTCAAGGGCGGGTCAGTGACGGGCCTTATGGTTGTCGGCCTCGGCCTTCTCGGCGTGACCGGCTTCTACATGGTGGCGAAACATTACGCGCCCGAATCCGCGTTTCATGCACTGGTCGGTCTCGGGTTCGGCTGCTCGCTTATGAGCGTGTTTGCGCGCATCGCGGGCGGCATTTACACCAAGGCCGCCGACGTGGGCGCCGATCTGGTAGGAAAAGTTGAAGCAGGAATACCCGAAGACGATCCGCGCAACCCGGCCGTGATCGCCGATAACGTGGGCGACAACGTGGGCGACTGCGCCGGAATGGCGGCCGACCTGTATGAAACCTATACGGTGACGATCGTCGCCGCTATCCTTCTTGCCAAGACGGTGTTCGGCGCGCAGAGCATGTGGGTGGAATTCCCTCTTCTCATAGGCGCCATTTCCATCGTTGCGTCGATCATCGGAACGTACTTTGTCAAGATGGGGAAGACGCAGTACATCATGGGAGCATTGTACAAGGGGCTCGCGGTCTCCGGTGTGCTTGCCGCGATCGCATTCTATTTCGTCTCCGTCCTTTTCATCAAGCAGCTCCCCGCGGGTGAGCAGGTTTTTTCGGCCCTGAATGTGTTCCTCATGGCTGTCATCGGCTTGGCGCTTACCGGCCTCATCGTCATGATCACGGAATATTTCACTTCGACGAGTTTCGGGCCGGTCAGGCATATTGCCAGCGCGAGCCAGACAGGCCACGCGACAAACATCATTGCCGGTCTTGCAGTGTCGATGAAGTCAACGGCGCTCCCGGCGCTCGTGATAAGCGCCTCGATCCTGGGCGCGTTCTGGCTCGGCCACGGTTTCCAGAACGCCGCGGCGGGTCTCTTTGCAATCGCCCTTTCCGCAGTCGCCATGCTTTCCATGACCGGTATCGTGGTGGCCATCGACTCCTACGGCCCGATCACCGACAATGCGGGCGGCATCGCCGAGATGGCCGAGTTGCCCGAGGCGGTACGCAACATCACCGACCCCCTCGACGCCGTGGGCAACACCACAAAGGCCGTCACAAAGGGGTATGCCATCGGCTCGGCGGCGCTTGCAGCGCTCGTGCTGTTCGCCGAGTTTTCCCGGTCGTTCGGTACCGCGATCTCGTTCGATCTCTCCGATCCGCGGGTGCTGGTCGGTCTCCTTATAGGCGGCTTGTTGCCGTTCTTTTTCGGCTCGCTGCTCATGGAGGCCGTGGGAACCGCCGCAGGCGGCGTTGTCGAGGAAGTCAGGCGCCAGTTCAAGGCGTTTCCCGGCATCATGGCGGGAACGCAGAAACCGCAATATGGAACCTGCGTTGACATCGTGACAAAAGGCGCGATCAAGCAGATGATGCTTCCCGCTCTTCTTCCCGTCGCGGTGCCCATTGCCGTCGGACTCATCCCGGGCCTGGGCAAAGAGGCGCTCGGCGGCGTGCTCATCGGCGCGATCGTGACCGGACTGTTCCTGGCCATCGCCATGACCAGCGGCGGCGGCGCATGGGACAATGCCAAGAAGTTCATCGAGAACGGCGCGTACGGCGGCAAGAAGTCAGACGCGCACAAGGCAGCGGTCACGGGCGACACCGTGGGCGACCCGTACAAAGACACGGCGGGCCCCGCCATCAACCCCATGATCAAGGTGGTGAACATCGTGGCGCTGCTCATTGTGCCGCTTATCAAGTAG
- a CDS encoding DUF2147 domain-containing protein has protein sequence MKTTYRFSIIILLSHFYFISASPGDSILGKWQNPEGTACFDFYKAGNEYRARQLGLSHPDLIDTLNPVDSLKSRKMYGATVLSGLVFNAKKNRWEKGTVYDCENGKTYSCLCTITDNGQKLRMRGYLGISVLGITKNWVRPTVETRRKIERIEAVARK, from the coding sequence ATGAAAACTACCTATCGTTTTTCGATCATCATCCTCCTGTCACACTTTTATTTTATTTCCGCCTCTCCCGGCGATTCGATTCTCGGCAAATGGCAGAATCCCGAGGGCACGGCGTGTTTTGATTTCTACAAGGCCGGCAACGAATACCGCGCCAGGCAGCTCGGGCTTTCGCATCCCGATTTGATCGACACGCTCAATCCAGTGGATTCCCTCAAGTCAAGAAAAATGTACGGCGCGACCGTGCTGTCCGGGCTTGTGTTTAATGCAAAAAAGAACCGGTGGGAAAAAGGGACGGTGTATGATTGCGAAAACGGAAAGACCTACTCATGCCTTTGTACGATCACCGATAACGGGCAAAAACTGCGCATGCGGGGCTATCTGGGGATAAGCGTTTTGGGAATTACAAAAAACTGGGTGAGGCCCACGGTCGAGACCCGGCGAAAGATCGAGCGGATCGAGGCCGTGGCGAGAAAATAA
- a CDS encoding glycoside hydrolase family 30 beta sandwich domain-containing protein codes for MQRLILFFTLIILTLHSSPSFAAGETVKAWITTTTSTWVARGLEPCDSAVFGQDTQHADMVLSVNEKIKYQQWEGAGASFTDGAAWLVDSVVKPELRDSLMTALFDPVKGIGVSYLRNPMGSSDLTLERYTYDDSAADKYDSMLPNFSINHDRRDVLPLTKRARALNPALTLQMNAWSPPAWMKSNNSLVGGEILPACYPHHVNYYLKTIQAYDAEGVHINYVTLNNEPSCCDSIDYPSVSIMGSDAMHTMLTSYWLPAFAAAKLTTKILLLDFNWDHFSLVQPFLNDPAIQYSPIIGGVAFHGYGGDPSLQTTVFDQGYNVYFTEWSGFTDGRPQQEADMRKMVAVIRDFSRSFVKWPIAADEQNGPHVGGCSDCRGLVRVWRYDASKQGTFDFRIDYYDIGHITKFVSNGAYRIQSTYDNQLLNVAFVNPDQSIALLVFNDTLADKTVRVVWGGQSFSYLVPSKASFTFKWAPTVSISERMAQAAAFGRRVWARQSADGISLKFPSVNTYAVELFAMSGRALIKKIVSGDRAALNTRGLGTGIYMVKITCGKCSLQPFHWIIGN; via the coding sequence ATGCAACGTTTAATACTGTTTTTTACGCTGATCATCCTGACCTTGCATTCATCGCCGAGTTTCGCCGCGGGTGAAACCGTGAAGGCCTGGATCACCACGACCACGTCGACGTGGGTCGCGCGCGGGCTCGAACCCTGCGATTCGGCCGTGTTCGGCCAGGACACGCAGCACGCCGACATGGTCCTCTCGGTGAACGAGAAAATAAAATACCAGCAATGGGAAGGCGCGGGCGCATCGTTCACCGACGGCGCAGCCTGGCTGGTGGACAGTGTTGTCAAACCGGAACTCCGCGACAGCCTCATGACCGCCCTCTTCGACCCGGTCAAGGGGATCGGGGTGAGCTACCTGCGCAACCCCATGGGCTCGTCCGACCTCACGCTCGAGCGGTATACCTACGACGACAGCGCGGCCGACAAATACGACTCAATGCTGCCCAATTTCAGCATCAACCACGACCGGCGGGACGTGCTCCCCCTGACCAAGAGGGCGCGGGCGCTTAACCCCGCGCTCACCCTGCAGATGAACGCCTGGAGCCCGCCGGCATGGATGAAATCGAACAACAGCCTCGTTGGGGGCGAGATCCTCCCCGCGTGCTATCCGCACCATGTAAACTATTACCTCAAGACCATCCAGGCATACGATGCGGAGGGCGTGCACATTAATTACGTGACGCTCAACAATGAACCGTCCTGCTGCGACAGCATCGACTATCCGTCGGTTTCGATAATGGGCAGCGACGCCATGCACACCATGCTCACGAGTTACTGGCTGCCCGCGTTCGCGGCCGCAAAGCTGACCACCAAGATCCTGCTTCTGGATTTCAACTGGGACCACTTCAGCCTGGTTCAGCCGTTTTTGAACGACCCGGCGATCCAGTACAGTCCCATCATCGGCGGTGTGGCGTTTCATGGGTACGGCGGCGACCCTTCGCTTCAGACAACAGTTTTTGACCAGGGCTATAACGTTTACTTCACCGAATGGTCGGGGTTCACCGACGGCCGGCCCCAGCAGGAGGCCGACATGCGGAAAATGGTCGCCGTGATCCGCGATTTCTCAAGATCATTTGTCAAATGGCCCATCGCCGCCGACGAGCAGAACGGGCCGCATGTGGGCGGCTGCAGCGACTGCCGGGGCCTGGTGCGCGTGTGGCGCTACGACGCGTCAAAACAGGGCACGTTTGACTTTCGCATCGACTACTACGACATCGGCCACATCACCAAGTTCGTCTCCAACGGCGCGTACCGCATACAGTCAACCTACGACAACCAGCTCCTCAATGTTGCCTTTGTAAACCCGGACCAGTCCATCGCGCTGCTCGTGTTCAACGACACGCTTGCCGACAAGACCGTCAGGGTGGTGTGGGGCGGCCAGTCGTTTTCCTACCTCGTGCCCTCAAAGGCAAGCTTCACGTTCAAATGGGCGCCGACTGTTTCCATTTCGGAAAGGATGGCGCAGGCCGCGGCGTTCGGCCGCCGCGTTTGGGCGCGGCAGTCGGCTGACGGGATTTCCCTAAAATTTCCTTCTGTAAACACCTATGCGGTCGAGCTGTTTGCCATGAGCGGACGGGCGCTGATTAAAAAAATTGTTTCAGGCGACCGGGCGGCGCTCAACACGCGAGGACTCGGCACGGGGATATATATGGTAAAGATCACGTGCGGGAAGTGTTCGCTCCAGCCGTTCCACTGGATAATAGGGAATTGA
- a CDS encoding glycoside hydrolase family 16 protein, which produces MAISRFAAFIFMLPLSLCAQGWKLVWADSFDTYSGLPDSTKWSYQVGAGGWGNNEAEYYTANRPENCRVENGTLIIEARQDFWQNNEYTSARIRTMNKGDWLYGRFEVRAKLPYGGGTWPAIWMMPTDNAYGGWPQSGEIDIMEHVGNDPSVIHFSAHSLTYNWRAGTAKTDTTRADDFATAFHVYAMEWTPDTIRGYLDTLCYFTYVNEHSGWESWPFDRRFYFILNIALGGDWGGAIDNNIFPQQMVIDYVKVYQWSNGASARDKKTAAPRPGYSVQRLTHSLMVTMPSPDRRTASLYGLDGRVSVVANCTGNFCTLPLCSLAKGTYLLRISGVKDVFQTRIIWDR; this is translated from the coding sequence GTGGCGATTTCCCGTTTTGCCGCTTTTATTTTCATGCTCCCCCTTTCCCTTTGCGCCCAGGGCTGGAAGCTCGTGTGGGCCGACAGCTTCGACACCTATTCCGGCCTTCCGGATTCGACAAAATGGAGCTATCAGGTGGGCGCCGGCGGCTGGGGCAACAACGAGGCGGAATACTACACCGCAAACCGGCCGGAAAACTGCAGGGTGGAAAACGGCACCCTTATCATCGAGGCGCGGCAGGACTTCTGGCAGAACAACGAATACACCTCGGCGCGCATCCGCACCATGAACAAGGGCGACTGGCTGTACGGCCGCTTCGAGGTGCGCGCGAAGCTGCCCTACGGCGGCGGCACCTGGCCCGCCATCTGGATGATGCCCACCGACAATGCCTACGGCGGCTGGCCCCAAAGCGGCGAAATTGACATAATGGAACACGTGGGCAACGACCCCAGCGTGATCCACTTTTCCGCGCACAGCCTCACGTACAACTGGCGCGCCGGCACGGCCAAGACCGACACCACGCGCGCCGACGACTTCGCGACCGCGTTCCACGTGTACGCCATGGAGTGGACGCCCGACACCATCCGCGGCTACCTCGACACCCTGTGCTATTTCACCTATGTCAACGAGCACTCCGGCTGGGAATCGTGGCCGTTCGACCGGCGGTTCTATTTCATCCTCAACATCGCACTCGGCGGCGACTGGGGCGGCGCCATCGACAACAACATTTTTCCCCAGCAGATGGTGATTGATTACGTCAAGGTGTACCAATGGTCGAATGGTGCCTCCGCCCGCGATAAAAAAACCGCTGCGCCGCGCCCCGGCTATTCGGTACAGCGGCTTACTCACTCGCTCATGGTCACCATGCCCTCCCCTGACCGCCGTACGGCCAGCCTTTACGGGCTGGACGGCCGCGTCTCGGTCGTCGCCAACTGCACCGGCAATTTCTGCACGCTGCCGCTTTGCTCGCTTGCCAAAGGAACATACCTGCTCCGGATATCAGGAGTAAAAGATGTCTTTCAGACCAGAATCATTTGGGACAGATGA
- a CDS encoding glycoside hydrolase family 16 protein encodes MALHRLKTTTFVQLTFVFLFLLSSNAFSGGWKLFWSDEFDSTALNESNWTVNPTNNPPNGEQEQYTAGHDQAGSNIFVKNGHLIIETRNNGTITSGRFNSSNKKTFMYGRIEASMRLPLTQGMWPAFWMLGVGGGWPVCGEIDIMEGKGRLPNWTSGTFHWASNNSQVGGTYTMPTGNVHDNFHTYAIEWNTDSIRWYFDTVNFVTLVKAQHPDVPIDKQYYIIFDLAVGGNFDGNINNTTVFPESLIVDYVRVYQWDPNVGTVLPAAASPARPSASLKTSGGSVFVDLPSRQTYYFELVSVRGEKVLSARGTASSFRIDAGRLSPGVYCAAVRGAFGALTGRVVVQR; translated from the coding sequence ATGGCGCTTCACCGCCTGAAAACAACAACATTTGTCCAACTCACATTTGTGTTCCTTTTTTTACTGTCATCAAATGCTTTTTCCGGAGGTTGGAAACTATTCTGGTCCGATGAGTTCGACAGCACGGCCCTCAACGAAAGCAACTGGACGGTGAATCCGACAAACAACCCGCCCAACGGCGAACAGGAACAATACACCGCAGGCCACGACCAGGCAGGCTCCAACATTTTCGTGAAAAACGGCCATCTCATTATTGAAACAAGAAACAACGGCACCATCACCTCCGGCAGATTTAACAGTTCGAACAAGAAAACATTCATGTACGGCCGCATCGAAGCGAGCATGCGCCTGCCCCTCACCCAGGGCATGTGGCCCGCGTTCTGGATGCTCGGCGTGGGCGGCGGGTGGCCGGTGTGCGGAGAAATTGACATAATGGAAGGCAAGGGCAGGCTTCCGAACTGGACCTCGGGCACCTTCCACTGGGCATCGAACAACTCCCAGGTGGGCGGCACCTATACCATGCCCACAGGCAACGTGCATGACAACTTCCATACGTACGCGATCGAATGGAACACCGATTCGATACGCTGGTATTTTGACACCGTCAATTTCGTGACGCTTGTAAAAGCACAGCATCCCGACGTTCCTATTGACAAACAGTATTACATCATCTTCGACCTTGCCGTTGGCGGCAACTTCGACGGCAATATCAACAATACCACCGTGTTCCCGGAAAGCCTCATCGTGGACTATGTCCGCGTGTACCAATGGGACCCGAACGTGGGAACGGTGTTGCCGGCTGCCGCAAGCCCCGCACGTCCGTCCGCCTCCCTGAAAACGTCGGGCGGCTCGGTTTTTGTCGACCTCCCCTCCCGTCAGACCTATTATTTTGAACTGGTTTCGGTGCGGGGCGAGAAGGTGCTGTCGGCACGCGGGACTGCCTCATCATTCAGGATCGACGCGGGCAGGCTCTCCCCGGGCGTCTATTGCGCGGCGGTCCGCGGCGCCTTCGGCGCGCTCACCGGACGCGTCGTCGTCCAGCGGTGA